In Brachypodium distachyon strain Bd21 chromosome 2, Brachypodium_distachyon_v3.0, whole genome shotgun sequence, one genomic interval encodes:
- the LOC100842548 gene encoding uncharacterized protein At4g37920, with amino-acid sequence MAPDQAAALSSSAAASLPYLASRRPHPLRPCCSSFPPRRPPPIYLTCTALPCTPPSPWTAADDTRGHLFRGLSQPRCSNMEAVGDVAAAAPDDYIENMPSSSGYANDGRMGSGALSHQDHQIGMADRTNHKMIKISDKLIGVFMVDKPTPTDWRKLLAFSREWDNIRPHFFKRCRERADAEPNPEMKHSLLRLCRKLKEIDEDVQRHNELFEVVKSTPSEKIGAVIAKRRKDFTVEFFNHLYYVAESYQDDPDKQKELAQLGNDCVDALQAHDDMSGSLEALNAAEFKLKDILNSPSVDAACRKIDDLAEKKELDSALVLMLSKAWSAAKGTDITKSEAKDIMFHLYMTAVANLQRQMPKDIRILKHLIMIEDPEERLSALNDAFTPGPELQGENVDTLYTSPEVLHTWASAIVDAYYSSREGTLLGQARDLMNPKIIKRVEEIVKTIKDKYL; translated from the exons ATGGCTCCCGACCAAGCAGCagccctctcctcctccgccgccgcttctctGCCCTAcctcgcctcccgccgcccccATCCCCTGCGcccctgctgctcctccttccctcccCGCCGGCCCCCACCCATATACCTCACCTGCACCGCCCTCCCTTGTACACCGCCATCTCCATGGACGGCCGCCGACGACACCCGCG GTCACCTGTTCCGTGGCCTTTCCCAACCACGATGCTCTAACATGGAAGCAGTTGGTGacgtggcagcagcagcgcccgaTGATTATATAGAAAACATGCCATCGAGCAGTGGATATGCGAATGATGGCCGTATGGGTAGTGGTGCTTTATCACACCAAGATCATCAGATAGGGATGGCGGACAGGACAAACCACAAAATGATCAAGATATCTGACAAGTTAATTGGCGTGTTCATGGTCGATAAGCCTACCCCGACGGACTGGAGAAAATTACTAGCATTTAGCAGAGAATGGGACAACATAAGACCGCATTTTTTTAAGCGGTGTCGGGAAAGAGCAGATGCAGAACCAAATCCTGAAATGAAGCACAGTCTTCTCAGACTGTGTAGAAAACTGAAAGAG ATAGATGAGGATGTTCAAAGGCATAATGAACTATTTGAAGTAGTAAAATCCACACCATCCGAGAAAATTGGTGCTGTTATTGCTAAGCGCCGTAAAGATTTCACAGTGGAATTCTTCAACCACCTTTACTATGTTGCAGAGTCATACCAGGATGACCCTGATAAGCAAAAAG AGTTGGCACAACTTGGAAATGATTGTGTAGATGCTCTACAAGCTCATGATGATATGTCTGGTAGTCTTGAAGCGTTGAATGCTGCGGAATTTAAGCTGAAGGATATACTTAATTCACCTTCAGTGGACGCTGCATGCAGAAAGATTGATGACTTGGCTGAGAAGAAGGAACTAGATTCTGCGTTAGTGTTGATGCTTTCAAAAGCTTGGTCAGCTGCAAAGGGTACTGACATCACAAAGTCTGAG GCAAAGGACATAATGTTCCATCTATACATGACTGCAGTAGCCAATCTCCAGAGACAAATGCCAAAGGATATCAGAATACTAAAGCATCTTATAATGATTGAGGATCCAGAAGAGCGTCTGAGTGCATTGAATGATGCTTTTACTCCTGGGCCTGAACTTCAAGGCGAAAATGTTGATACATTATACAC GAGTCCGGAGGTGTTACACACTTGGGCAAGCGCTATAGTTGATGCATATTATAGCAGCAGGGAGGGCACTCTCCTTGGGCAAGCAAGGGACTTGATGAACCCTAAAATTATCAAGAGAGTTGAAGAGATTGTGAAGACAATCAAGGATAAATACCTCTGA
- the LOC100842236 gene encoding proline-rich receptor-like protein kinase PERK8 → MAASAPAPSSSPPPAAAAGTPSSSSSSSSSSSSPAPAKSNAPLSSPPPARARAPPPPIPIPPPPPLASSPPPLPKPSTPPPTTNSPPPPHATAPPPTNFPAAPAPTVETPPPAASPSRAPPATHTSPHLPPPPPATATDPAAAKPHPAARGNNKSSSSSSSSSSSTPPSAAGAETPSGRLADGVVIAIGLLLAFIVITLLGTAAIWYTNNKKRKRRRRTDDYYHAGFVSPFSSSHQQPSGESSAASLDPPSAHTEYSAGTPRLKACVSDISCGNSRCFTYQEMYQITHGFSPQNLLGEGGFGSVYKGRLPDGKQVAIKQLKDASTQGEREFQAEVEIISRVHHRHLVSLVGYCISNDQRLLVYDFVSNDTLHYHLHGHGRPVLDWSARFKIAAGAARGIAYLHEDCHPRIIHRDIKSSNILLDDNFDALVADFGLARLALDAVTHVTTRVMGTFGYMAPEYASSGKLTEKSDVFSFGVVLLELMTGRKPVDSSRPLGDESLVEWARPLLGRALATGNLKELVDPRLEKNFNEVEMFRMIEAAAACSRHSSSRRPRMSQVVRVLDSLADIDLTNGIQPGQSELFNVANTADVRMFQQMVLGNQDDSSGFSQYSWSGHSRGAGAEAASSSSRIL, encoded by the exons ATGGCGGCATCCGCGCCGGCTCCTTCCTCGTCTCCgcccccagcagcagcagcaggaacgccctcctcctcctcctcctcctcttcttcttcttcttcccctgcgCCGGCCAAATCAAAtgctcccctctcctccccacCACCCGCTCGCGCTCGCGCTCCCCCACCTCCAATTCCgattcctccgccgccgccgctcgcctcctccccgccgcccctTCCAAAGCCTTCAACACCGCCGCCGACAACAAAttcaccaccgccgcctcaTGCTACTGCGCCACCACCAACCAATTTCCCTGCTGCCCCAGCACCAACAGTTGAGACCCCTCCCCCTGCCGCCTCACCTTCTCGAGCTCCTCCGGCGACCCATACCTCACCGCACCtcccaccaccgccgcctgccaccgccaccgacccggccgccgccaaacCACACCCCGCCGCCAGGGGCAACAAcaagtcttcttcttcttcctcctcctcctcctcatccaccCCGCCTTCAGCAGCTGGTGCAGAGACGCCCAGCGGGAGGCTCGCTGACGGCGTCGTCATAGCCATCGGCCTGCTGCTCGCCTTCATCGTCATCACCTTGCTAGGAACCGCTGCAATCTGGTACACAAACAACAAGAAGAGGAAACGTAGGAGAAGAACAGATGATTATTACCATGCTGGATTCGTGTcccctttctcttcttcccacCAACAACCATCAG GCGAATCGTCGGCGGCATCGCTTGATCCTCCTTCCGCCCATACCGAATACAGTGCTGGCACGCCCAGGCTGAAAGCGTGCGTGTCCGACATCAGCTGTGGCAACTCCCGCTGTTTCACGTACCAGGAGATGTATCAGATCACCCATGGTTTCTCGCCCCAGAACTTGCTTGGGGAAGGAGGCTTTGGGTCCGTGTACAAGGGCCGACTGCCCGACGGGAAACAGGTGGCTATCAAGCAGCTCAAAGACGCTAGCACGCAAGGGGAGCGTGAGTTCCAGGCCGAAGTGGAGATCATTAGTCGTGTGCATCATCGGCATTTGGTTTCTCTCGTAGGGTATTGCATTTCAAACGACCAGAGGCTGCTTGTCTATGATTTCGTGTCTAATGACACCCTACATTATCATCTTCACG GACATGGAAGGCCTGTCTTAGATTGGTCGGCCAGGTTTAAGattgctgctggtgctgctcgTGGAATAGCCTACCTACATGAAGACT GCCATCCAAGGATAATCCACCGAGACATCAAATCGTCAAACATTTTGTTGGATGACAACTTTGACGCTCTG GTGGCTGATTTTGGTCTTGCGAGATTGGCTTTGGATGCTGTAACACATGTAACTACCCGTGTTATGGGCACATTTGG ATACATGGCTCCAGAGTATGCATCAAGTGGCAAATTGACTGAGAAATCTGACGTATTCTCTTTTGGTGTTGTTCTCTTGGAGCTTATGACTGGTCGAAAGCCTGTTGATTCATCAAGACCGTTGGGTGATGAGAGCCTTGTTGAGTGG GCTAGACCTTTGCTTGGTCGAGCTCTTGCGACAGGAAATTTGAAAGAGTTGGTCGACCCTAGACTTGAGAAGAACTTCAATGAGGTCGAAATGTTCCGTATGATTGAAGCTGCAGCAGCCTGCAGTCGACACTCGTCATCAAGGAGGCCCAGAATGAGCCAG GTGGTGCGAGTTCTCGATAGCTTAGCGGATATTGATCTAACAAACGGTATTCAGCCTGGGCAAAGCGAGCTCTTTAACGTGGCGAACACTGCCGATGTTAGGATGTTCCAGCAGATGGTGCTGGGCAACCAGGACGACAGCTCTGGGTTTAGCCAATATAGTTGGAGCGGTCACAGTAGAGGAGCTGGTGCCGAGGCCGCCTCCTCAAGTTCCAGGATCTTGTGA
- the LOC100833680 gene encoding putative phospholipid-transporting ATPase 9 produces MADGTDGRRSSRRRRRKMMLSKLYTFAACARRPSAVDDEGSRIGGPGFSRVVHANDAEAAAAAAAAGGYRSNYISTTKYSAATFVPKSIFEQFRRVANIYFLVTACLAFTPLGPFKGATAVAPLVVVILATMVKEAVEDWRRKQQDIEVNNRKAKVFQDGAFQHTKWTNLRVGDIVKVEKDEFFPADLILLSSSYEDAICYVETMNLDGETNLKLKQSLEVTSHLQNDENFGGFGAVIRCEDPNAHLYSFVGNIEVEEQQYPLSPQQLLLRDSKLRNTDYVYGAVIFTGHDTKVMQNATSAPSKRSKIEKKMDWTIYLLLSGLVLISVIGSVFFGIATKDDMLDGRMKRWYLRPDDTTIIFSPNKAATAAALHFLTAMMLFGYFIPISLYISIELVKLLQALFINNDIHMYHEESDTPARARTSNLNEELGQVYTILTDKTGTLTCNSMEFIKCSIAGTAYGRGITEVERAMAKKKGSPLIADMEIGVEGFQPEGKTVVKGFNFTDERVMDGNWVNQAHSDVIEMFFRLLATCHTCIPEVDEESGKISYEAESPDEAAFVVAARELGFTFYQRTQEGVSLHELDPLSGEHVDRSYRILHVLEFNSTRKRMSVIVKDEEGRTFLFSKGADSVMFERLSRSDSSYREATQQHINEYADAGLRTLVLAYRQLEEDEYAKFDRKFTAAKNSVSVDRDELIEEAADLLERELILLGATAVEDKLQKGVPECIDKLAQAGIKIWVLTGDKMETAINIGFACSLLRQGMKQITITLDTPDIVALEKGDDKAAVTKASKHSVVNQINEGKKLINASASESFALIIDGKSLTYALKDDTKGMFLDLAICCGSVICCRSSPKQKALVTRLVKAGTGKVTLAIGDGANDVGMIQEADIGVGISGAEGMQAVMASDVSIAQFRFLERLLLVHGHWCYSRISSMICYFFYKNITFGLTLFLYESYTSFSGEAFYNDWSMSLFNVLFTSLPVIAMGVFDQDVSARFCLKYPMLYQEGPQNLLFRWSRILGWMLHGVLSAIIIFFLTTASLKHQAFRRGGEVIDLSTLGATAYTCVIWAVNIQMAITVNYFTLIQHICIWSGIALWYLFLLAYGAITPSFSTSFFMVLTEALGGAPSYWVVTLLVSTAALVPYFTLSVVKTWFFPDYHNKIQWLQHKAPADDPEAELGRVLRQFSVRSTGVGVSARRDAKLVRLNSKIYHDNSLEADNHFT; encoded by the exons gccgccggggggTACAGGTCCAACTACATCTCGACGACGAAGTACAGCGCGGCGACCTTCGTGCCCAAGTCCATCTTCGAGCAGTTCCGGCGGGTGGCCAACATCTACTTCCTCGTCACCGCCTGCCTCGCCTTCACCCCTCTCGGACCCTTCAAgggcgccaccgccgtcgcccccctcgtcgtcgtcatcctcGCCACCATGGTCAAGGAGGCCGTcgaggattggaggaggaaGCAGCAG GACATTGAGGTGAACAACAGAAAGGCAAAGGTTTTCCAGGACGGCGCCTTCCAGCATACCAAATGGACAAACCTCCGAGTTGGTGACATCGTCAAGGTCGAAAAAGACGAATTCTTTCCTGCTGACCTCATCCTCCTTTCCTCTAGCTATGAAGACGCCATCTGCTATGTCGAGACGATGAACCTTGATGGAGAGACAAATCTCAAGCTCAAGCAATCTCTCGAGGTAACTTCCCATTTGCAGAACGATGAGAATTTCGGTGGTTTCGGGGCTGTAATACGGTGCGAAGACCCGAATGCGCATCTGTATTCATTTGTCGGGAACATAGAAGTTGAAGAGCAACAATACCCTCTCTCGCCTCAGCAGCTCCTTCTCAGAGATTCAAAGCTTCGGAATACTGACTATGTGTACGGCGCAGTTATTTTCACTGGTCATGATACAAAAGTCATGCAGAATGCTACCAGTGCTCCATCCAAGAGGAGTAAGATTGAGAAAAAGATGGATTGGACCATTTACCTCCTTCTGTCTGGTCTTGTCCTTATTTCGGTCATTGGCTCGGTTTTCTTTGGCATTGCAACCAAAGATGATATGCTAGATGGCAGGATGAAAAGATGGTACCTTAGACCTGATGACACTACCATCATCTTCAGTCCAAATAAGGCAGCCACAGCAGCAGCGCTGCATTTCTTGACAGCCATGATGCTTTTCGGGTACTTCATCCCAATATCCCTGTACATCTCCATTGAGCTTGTCAAGCTCTTGCAGGCTCTGTTCATCAACAATGACATCCATATGTATCATGAGGAGAGCGACACACCAGCTCGTGCTAGAACCTCCAATTTGAATGAGGAGCTGGGTCAAGTCTACACAATTCTGACAGATAAAACTGGGACTTTGACTTGCAACTCCATGGAGTTCATCAAATGTTCTATTGCTGGCACAGCGTATGGACGTGGTATCACTGAGGTCGAGAGAGCCATGGCAAAGAAAAAAGGTTCACCCTTGATCGCTGATATGGAAATTGGCGTCGAAGGCTTTCAGCCTGAGGGTAAAACTGTGGTCAAAGGATTTAATTTCACAGATGAGCGTGTCATGGATGGTAACTGGGTTAACCAGGCCCACTCCGATGTGATTGAGATGTTCTTCCGGTTGTTAGCCACCTGCCACACATGTATACCGGAAGTCGATGAAGAATCAGGGAAGATTTCCTATGAAGCAGAGTCTCCGGATGAGGCTGCTTTTGTTGTTGCAGCACGGGAACTCGGTTTCACATTCTACCAGAGGACGCAGGAAGGCGTTTCTCTCCATGAGCTAGATCCCTTGTCTGGAGAACATGTCGATAG ATCTTATAGGATCTTGCATGTCCTTGAGTTCAACAGCACCCGGAAGCGGATGTCGGTAATAGTTAAGGATGAGGAGGGGAGAACCTTTCTCTTTAGTAAAGGTGCTGACAG CGTAATGTTCGAGAGGCTATCAAGGTCTGATAGTTCGTATAGAGAAGCAACACAGCAGCACATAAATGAATATGCTGATGCTGGTCTGAGGACACTAGTTCTTGCATACCGCCAACTTGAAGAGGACGAATATGCTAAATTCGACAGGAAGTTCACTGCAGCTAAGAATTCTGTCAGTGTTGATAGAGATGAACTGATTGAAGAGGCTGCAGATTTGCTAGAGAGAGAGTTGATTCTTCTTGGAGCTACCGCTGTTGAGGATAAACTACAAAAGGGG GTACCTGAATGCATCGATAAGCTTGCTCAAGCTGGCATCAAGATATGGGTGCTGACGGGCGACAAGATGGAGACCGCCATCAACATTGG ATTTGCCTGCAGTCTACTCAGACAAGGGATGAAGCAAATAACCATCACATTGGACACACCAGATATCGTTGCCTTGGAGAAAGGTGATGACAAAGCAGCCGTTACAAAG GCATCAAAACACAGTGTGGTAAATCAAATAAACGAAGGCAAGAAACTTATAAATGCATCTGCTAGTGAATCTTTTGCTTTAATCATTGATGGGAAGTCGCTTACATACGCGCTAAAGGACGACACCAAGGGCATGTTTCTTGATCTGGCAATCTGTTGTGGATCAGTCATTTGCTGTCGTTCTTCCCCAAAGCAGAAGGCTCTC GTCACAAGGCTAGTCAAAGCCGGCACTGGTAAAGTTACATTGGCAATTGGTGACGGTGCGAACGATGTAGGCATGATTCAAGAAGCAGATATTGGGGTAGGAATCAGTGGTGCAGAAGGGATGCAG GCTGTCATGGCAAGCGATGTTTCCATTGCGCAGTTCCGCTTCCTTGAGCGTCTGCTGCTTGTTCATGGGCATTGGTGTTACAGCAGGATCTCATCAATG ATATGCTACTTCTTCTATAAGAACATCACGTTTGGTCTGACTCTCTTCCTCTACGAGTCCTACACATCATTTTCTGGCGAAGCTTTCTATAACGACTGGTCAATGTCGCTCTTCAATGTTCTTTTCACATCACTTCCTGTGATCGCTATGGGCGTGTTTGATCAAGACGTTTCCGCTCGGTTTTGTCTCAAG TACCCAATGCTTTACCAGGAGGGTCCTCAGAACCTCCTCTTCCGATGGTCAAGGATCCTAGGATGGATGTTGCATGGTGTTCTCAGCGCTataatcatcttcttcctcaccacCGCGTCGCTCAAGCACCAAGCATTCCGCAGAGGCGGTGAGGTCATAGACCTCTCGACCCTTGGCGCTACCGCCTATACGTGTGTTATCTGGGCTGTCAACATTCAGATGGCCATCACGGTGAACTACTTCACCCTCATCCAGCACATCTGCATCTGGAGTGGCATTGCTCTATG GTACTTGTTCCTCTTGGCCTATGGCGCGATCACACCATCTTTCTCAACCTCATTCTTCATGGTGCTCACTGAGGCATTGGGTGGCGCGCCCTCCTACTGGGTGGTGACCCTGCTGGTGTCTACCGCTGCGCTCGTCCCATACTTCACCTTATCAGTGGTCAAGACGTGGTTCTTCCCAGACTACCACAACAAGATTCAATGGCTGCAGCACAAGGCCCCGGCTGATGACCCGGAGGCGGAGCTGGGCAGGGTCCTGCGTCAGTTCTCGGTAAGGTCCACCGGAGTAGGTGTCTCAGCGCGCCGTGACGCCAAGCTGGTTCGCCTCAACAGCAAAATTTACCATGATAACTCATTGGAAGCTGACAATCACTTCACATAG